One Methanohalophilus mahii DSM 5219 genomic window carries:
- a CDS encoding VTT domain-containing protein, with the protein MLAKKTGKRADYSDYLLRLCKKRMNNTSSRHNNIIIFVLIALFIITWSIFLHYYPPKLIVSTLGINNTYLAIFLLSLIGGVSTFTSTTFYTVLITIALSEVNPVWLGAIASLGLTLGDLLFYYMGRKGKQCVPGKYEAKVIKLAAKLEQINDKLIILIIFLYSLTPLPSDILAIGLAFGGFSVKKLIPPLFVGNFVLIVLLVEFSRLGYDIL; encoded by the coding sequence ATGTTGGCAAAAAAGACAGGAAAGAGAGCAGATTATTCAGATTATCTGTTAAGGTTATGCAAAAAACGGATGAATAATACATCCAGTCGACATAATAATATTATTATTTTTGTTTTAATAGCTCTTTTTATTATTACGTGGTCAATTTTTCTTCATTACTATCCTCCAAAATTGATAGTATCAACTTTGGGTATTAACAATACTTATCTGGCTATTTTCCTGTTGTCTTTGATTGGAGGAGTTTCCACATTTACTTCTACTACATTTTATACTGTTCTTATAACAATAGCTTTGTCTGAAGTAAATCCGGTCTGGTTGGGGGCGATTGCAAGTCTTGGTCTCACCTTGGGTGACCTGTTATTCTATTACATGGGCAGGAAAGGGAAACAATGCGTACCGGGAAAATATGAGGCAAAAGTAATTAAGCTGGCTGCAAAACTGGAACAAATCAATGATAAACTGATCATTCTTATTATATTTCTATATTCTTTGACCCCTCTGCCCAGTGATATTTTGGCGATAGGTCTTGCATTTGGTGGATTTTCAGTGAAAAAATTGATTCCACCTCTTTTTGTGGGTAATTTCGTACTTATAGTGCTACTTGTAGAATTTTCCAGATTGGGTTATGATATACTGTAA
- a CDS encoding PEP/pyruvate-binding domain-containing protein, producing the protein MTDLVIPMEEIREEHMNIVGGKAYSLHRLLENDFRVPAYFCVTTDAYNKFLDCSGLKGKLTIEFARKDFSKMRWEEMWDAGLRIRNMFMNTPMPAALVDTIKAQVPKNLFKRSVVVRSSAPGEDSSKTSFAGLHESYVNVTGIEEILENIKLVWASLWSDAAILYRQELGLDIEHSSMAVMVQEMIEGNVSGIVFSTDPNNADKLTIEAIHGLNKGLVEGDVEPDRWQLDKLSGSIVQHIVPSSRDRIVSLSKKGTTMGSIPQLLSHKTPLTTDEVKQIYEMALSSEKTFGLPQDMEWTIINNELYTLQSRPITNVQNNEKQWYMSLKRTFENLKQLRDRIEQDLIPAMISQSNALSGLNLNELNNVELAAEISRRQEIYQKWDEVYTREFIPFAHGMRLFGQVYNDVVKPQDPYEFVDLLADSKLLSIRRNGQLEHMAELIRKDTALRRKVENGILEGKFKELFDNFMDNFGRSAYVAEENDIIRLILELGVAPVSIGTNSKDVKKMEMDFLSNFKDEEREWASQLLDLGRASYRLRDDDNIYLGRIEGQYLSSVRDGKLRLEERGIKYKIETCEVIAALLNDTYIPLVKQTQENVLSKQKARDRQIQGQPAGKGSVTGIARVINENTDLFNIHAGEILVCDSIDPNMTFVIPLAGGIVERRGGMLIHGAIIAREYGIPCVTGIPDATGIIETGDEVTVDGNLGIVVIHRH; encoded by the coding sequence ATGACAGATCTTGTAATTCCCATGGAAGAAATCCGGGAAGAGCATATGAATATTGTCGGAGGCAAAGCTTACTCTTTGCACAGGCTTCTTGAAAATGACTTCCGGGTTCCTGCCTACTTTTGTGTCACAACAGATGCATATAACAAATTTTTGGATTGCAGTGGCCTGAAGGGCAAACTCACAATAGAATTTGCCAGAAAGGATTTCTCAAAGATGAGATGGGAGGAAATGTGGGATGCAGGTTTGCGTATCAGGAATATGTTTATGAACACTCCGATGCCTGCGGCTTTAGTCGATACAATCAAAGCACAGGTACCAAAAAATTTGTTTAAAAGGTCAGTGGTTGTACGATCCTCTGCACCCGGCGAAGATTCAAGCAAAACATCATTTGCAGGTCTGCACGAATCATATGTAAATGTGACAGGTATAGAAGAAATACTGGAAAACATCAAACTCGTATGGGCTTCCCTCTGGTCTGATGCTGCAATTCTGTACAGGCAGGAACTGGGGCTTGACATAGAGCACAGTTCAATGGCTGTTATGGTTCAGGAAATGATAGAAGGTAATGTTTCAGGAATTGTATTCAGCACAGATCCTAATAATGCGGACAAATTGACAATAGAAGCCATTCACGGGCTTAACAAGGGATTGGTAGAAGGAGATGTGGAGCCCGATCGCTGGCAATTGGATAAGTTATCAGGTTCAATTGTGCAGCATATTGTCCCTTCAAGCAGGGATCGGATTGTTTCATTGTCAAAAAAAGGCACAACTATGGGGTCAATTCCACAGTTATTATCCCACAAAACCCCTCTTACTACCGATGAGGTCAAACAGATTTATGAAATGGCCCTCTCTTCTGAAAAAACATTTGGTTTGCCTCAGGACATGGAATGGACAATAATTAACAATGAATTGTATACTCTCCAGTCAAGACCAATAACAAATGTACAAAACAATGAAAAACAGTGGTACATGTCCCTGAAAAGGACTTTCGAGAACCTGAAGCAATTACGCGATCGTATAGAACAGGATTTAATTCCTGCAATGATTTCCCAATCTAATGCTCTATCTGGCTTGAATTTAAATGAACTCAACAATGTTGAGCTTGCAGCTGAGATCTCTCGTAGACAGGAAATATACCAAAAATGGGATGAAGTCTACACCAGAGAGTTCATACCTTTTGCCCATGGGATGAGATTATTTGGCCAGGTTTACAATGATGTTGTAAAACCACAGGATCCTTATGAATTTGTGGATTTACTCGCAGATTCTAAATTGCTGAGTATCCGGCGCAATGGGCAACTTGAACATATGGCAGAATTGATTAGAAAAGATACGGCTCTGCGAAGAAAAGTAGAAAATGGTATTCTGGAAGGAAAATTCAAAGAGCTCTTTGATAATTTCATGGATAATTTCGGAAGGTCTGCTTATGTTGCAGAAGAAAATGATATCATACGTTTGATCCTTGAACTTGGGGTTGCTCCTGTTTCAATAGGGACAAATTCAAAAGATGTAAAAAAGATGGAAATGGATTTTCTTTCTAATTTTAAAGATGAAGAAAGGGAATGGGCCAGCCAACTCCTAGATCTGGGCCGGGCAAGTTACAGGCTACGGGATGATGATAACATATACCTTGGCAGAATAGAAGGACAATACCTATCTTCTGTGAGGGATGGCAAACTCAGGCTGGAAGAAAGGGGTATAAAATATAAAATCGAAACTTGCGAAGTTATAGCTGCACTCCTCAACGATACCTACATTCCTCTCGTCAAACAAACACAGGAAAATGTCCTATCAAAACAGAAGGCCAGAGATAGGCAGATCCAGGGCCAGCCTGCAGGTAAAGGCTCTGTTACAGGGATTGCGCGGGTTATAAACGAAAATACAGACCTTTTCAATATTCATGCCGGTGAAATTTTGGTATGTGATTCCATCGATCCCAATATGACATTTGTCATTCCGCTTGCTGGAGGGATTGTGGAGAGAAGGGGAGGGATGCTTATACATGGGGCTATAATAGCCAGAGAATACGGGATTCCCTGTGTGACCGGTATTCCTGATGCGACCGGGATAATTGAAACAGGTGATGAAGTAACAGTTGATGGTAATTTGGGTATTGTAGTCATACACAGGCATTAA
- a CDS encoding pyridoxamine 5'-phosphate oxidase family protein, with translation MEVSDPEKIMSRLLTDQLLGVLATENNGQPYTNLVAFAASENFKYLLFVTPKFTRKYSNLSSSRQASLMIDDRSNTVSDFKEATVLNAMGKVEEIDKDPEMVNLYQNKHPYLSSFLKNSSSALMKFQVEKYIVATSFQNVVEIDMS, from the coding sequence ATGGAAGTATCAGATCCTGAGAAAATAATGTCTCGCCTGCTTACAGATCAATTACTTGGAGTGCTGGCTACAGAGAATAATGGTCAACCCTACACCAATCTTGTGGCCTTTGCTGCAAGTGAAAATTTCAAGTACCTTCTTTTTGTTACGCCGAAGTTTACAAGGAAATATTCAAATTTGAGTTCTTCCCGGCAAGCATCCTTGATGATAGATGATCGATCCAATACGGTATCTGACTTTAAGGAAGCCACTGTTTTGAACGCAATGGGAAAGGTGGAAGAAATAGATAAAGACCCTGAAATGGTCAATCTCTATCAGAACAAACACCCCTATCTTAGCAGTTTTCTTAAGAACTCTTCATCTGCACTGATGAAATTTCAGGTCGAAAAATATATTGTGGCGACAAGTTTCCAGAATGTTGTGGAGATCGATATGTCATGA
- a CDS encoding DUF1059 domain-containing protein, with amino-acid sequence MKIVKCRDLGFKCNFMATGTTQEEVEKKMLDHIKQVHGDELEKMSEDEVKEIKYRISTLTGRGCGCGAL; translated from the coding sequence ATGAAAATCGTCAAATGCAGGGACCTGGGTTTCAAATGTAATTTCATGGCCACAGGCACTACACAGGAAGAAGTAGAAAAAAAGATGCTTGACCACATCAAACAAGTCCACGGAGATGAACTGGAAAAGATGTCTGAAGACGAAGTAAAGGAGATAAAGTATCGGATATCAACTCTCACAGGACGTGGGTGTGGCTGTGGTGCACTATAA
- a CDS encoding carboxymuconolactone decarboxylase family protein, giving the protein MTDDPLDTIKEADSELFGLIGQSGELTFSEEGIPLQYKFLIAMALDASEGAENGVRNLATQAINNGATKKEVMQAVRIANYISGIGSVYTAANALKDIV; this is encoded by the coding sequence ATGACAGATGATCCCCTCGACACTATAAAAGAAGCAGATTCCGAACTTTTTGGTTTAATAGGACAAAGCGGTGAATTGACATTCTCCGAAGAGGGAATACCCCTACAATACAAATTCCTGATTGCAATGGCACTTGATGCATCAGAAGGAGCGGAGAACGGAGTCAGAAACCTTGCAACACAGGCAATCAATAACGGAGCTACAAAGAAGGAAGTGATGCAGGCAGTACGGATAGCCAACTATATTTCAGGAATCGGAAGCGTATATACTGCTGCAAATGCATTGAAGGATATTGTCTGA
- a CDS encoding c-type cytochrome — MSRNMLILLLFIGVVFIFVGMMNLLYTPSSYQQYGWQQPGTMYPDGFETSPSSPSNFDIISEFDSNGEMIYYTGFNEDGQRIPFQGGPRWLSVHGGSCVSCHGVDGKGGVPIMMGTAVPPDITYETLTAEQDHEDEHEGHPVYTDETIKMAIKQGIDPSGERLDYTMPRWNMSEKDLNDLIEYLKTL; from the coding sequence TTGTCAAGAAATATGTTGATATTACTACTGTTTATTGGGGTTGTGTTTATCTTTGTTGGAATGATGAATCTCCTTTATACTCCATCATCATACCAGCAGTACGGATGGCAACAGCCGGGAACTATGTATCCGGATGGTTTTGAAACGTCTCCATCATCACCGTCGAATTTTGACATTATCAGCGAATTTGATAGTAACGGTGAAATGATATATTATACGGGTTTTAATGAAGATGGACAAAGAATACCATTTCAGGGCGGTCCTCGCTGGTTAAGCGTACATGGTGGCAGCTGTGTAAGTTGCCACGGCGTTGATGGAAAAGGTGGTGTGCCGATAATGATGGGTACTGCAGTGCCTCCTGATATTACTTATGAAACTTTGACTGCTGAGCAAGATCATGAGGATGAACACGAAGGCCATCCGGTTTATACTGATGAAACCATCAAGATGGCTATTAAACAAGGAATTGATCCATCGGGGGAAAGACTGGATTATACGATGCCGCGCTGGAATATGTCAGAAAAGGATCTCAACGACCTGATTGAATATTTGAAAACCCTGTAA
- a CDS encoding ATP-binding protein, with amino-acid sequence MFLSFNQLDKYETRSYGGIGFGFALVKKYIEIHGGQTCVESEVERGNIFHLAIPIKEYGVR; translated from the coding sequence ATTTTCCTTTCATTCAATCAGTTGGATAAATATGAAACCAGATCTTATGGTGGAATTGGTTTTGGGTTTGCCCTTGTTAAAAAGTATATAGAAATACATGGTGGACAAACCTGTGTGGAAAGTGAAGTTGAAAGGGGCAATATCTTCCATTTGGCTATACCTATAAAGGAATATGGTGTGAGATGA
- a CDS encoding gamma carbonic anhydrase family protein — MIRNFRGKEPTIHDSVFVAESAEIIGDVRVDRDSSIWFNATIRADMNEINIGKGTSIQDNVVIHNDTSRMVKIGDYVSIGHGAVLHSCKIGNNVLIGMNATVLEGAEIGDNSIVGANALIAPGKRFGPANVITGIPGRIRREANDKDIKMIEENAASYIELMKEYKEQ; from the coding sequence ATGATAAGGAATTTCAGGGGAAAGGAACCGACAATACATGACAGTGTATTTGTTGCAGAATCTGCGGAAATCATAGGAGATGTCAGGGTTGACAGAGACTCAAGTATCTGGTTTAATGCCACAATACGTGCGGATATGAATGAAATAAATATAGGAAAAGGGACCAGTATCCAGGATAATGTGGTAATCCACAATGACACGTCCCGAATGGTCAAGATTGGTGATTATGTCAGTATTGGGCACGGAGCGGTGTTACATAGTTGCAAAATCGGAAATAATGTGCTTATAGGTATGAATGCAACTGTACTTGAAGGTGCGGAAATAGGCGATAATTCAATTGTTGGCGCCAATGCACTGATAGCACCCGGCAAAAGGTTTGGGCCTGCAAATGTAATTACAGGAATCCCGGGAAGAATTAGAAGGGAAGCAAATGATAAAGATATAAAGATGATTGAAGAAAATGCTGCATCCTACATCGAACTTATGAAAGAATACAAGGAACAATGA
- a CDS encoding C-GCAxxG-C-C family protein, whose protein sequence is MVDNEQEILDTAYDKGFEYERKYGYCSQAVLSAIQDIFGGIDDEVIQASHSLAGGGSLDGDGTCGGYGGAMMAISAFFGRKRDQFGQGDVADWMDSSKLSKEVREKFIDEYGSIICNDIQKEIFGKSYNLWDPREFEAFEEAGGHDDKCPGVTGNAAKWTAKVLLDEGIEPKL, encoded by the coding sequence ATGGTCGATAACGAGCAAGAAATTTTGGACACGGCGTACGATAAGGGTTTTGAGTACGAAAGAAAATATGGTTACTGCTCTCAAGCAGTTCTTTCAGCAATTCAGGATATTTTTGGTGGAATAGATGATGAAGTGATCCAGGCATCCCACTCCCTTGCTGGCGGAGGTTCACTGGATGGTGATGGAACCTGTGGTGGATATGGTGGAGCTATGATGGCTATCAGTGCCTTTTTCGGCAGGAAAAGGGATCAGTTCGGGCAAGGAGACGTTGCGGATTGGATGGATTCATCTAAATTATCAAAAGAAGTTAGAGAAAAATTCATTGATGAATATGGTAGTATCATCTGTAATGATATCCAAAAAGAAATATTTGGTAAGTCCTACAATCTGTGGGATCCCAGGGAGTTTGAAGCTTTTGAAGAAGCTGGAGGGCATGATGATAAATGCCCAGGTGTAACGGGAAATGCAGCAAAATGGACGGCAAAAGTCTTGCTGGATGAAGGCATTGAACCAAAACTGTGA
- a CDS encoding flavodoxin family protein: MKVLITYITRTGNTKKVAEAIYDGIDEQKEMKPLDEVNNLDGYNLTFIGFPINQFYPPEKAQKFLSNQTSGKDIALFMTHAVPEGTGLILDWISTAKEMASEANIIGTFNCQGKVARKVLDILQDSDDPEMRAFANMCVLAKEQPDRIRLQKAHKFAKSMVSQKKECIGP, encoded by the coding sequence ATGAAAGTGTTAATAACATACATAACTCGAACAGGAAATACAAAGAAAGTTGCAGAAGCAATTTATGATGGGATTGATGAACAAAAAGAAATGAAACCATTAGATGAAGTTAATAATCTGGATGGTTATAATTTAACCTTTATTGGTTTTCCGATCAATCAATTCTATCCGCCAGAAAAAGCGCAGAAATTTTTAAGTAATCAAACTTCTGGTAAAGATATTGCTTTGTTCATGACTCATGCGGTACCCGAGGGTACAGGATTGATATTGGATTGGATATCCACAGCTAAAGAAATGGCATCCGAGGCAAATATTATAGGTACTTTCAACTGTCAGGGTAAAGTTGCCCGGAAAGTACTGGATATTCTACAGGACTCTGATGATCCGGAAATGAGAGCTTTTGCTAATATGTGTGTTTTGGCCAAAGAGCAGCCAGACAGAATCAGATTGCAAAAAGCGCATAAATTTGCAAAATCGATGGTCTCTCAAAAAAAGGAATGTATAGGACCATAA
- a CDS encoding universal stress protein: MSEKIENILIATDGSENVKNAVDWGIDLAKSTDAKVKALFVIPPVGVPAAVRGESWAEGARAHLEKEGKEATEYVVELGKAAGVEVEPVTVEDHPSEGIVNFAKENNMDLIVMGTLGATGLTQLLLGSVAENVVRHAKTSVMVVR, translated from the coding sequence ATGAGTGAGAAAATTGAAAATATACTAATCGCTACTGATGGATCTGAGAATGTAAAGAATGCGGTAGATTGGGGTATAGATCTTGCAAAATCAACCGATGCAAAGGTCAAGGCCCTGTTTGTCATACCGCCTGTAGGTGTTCCTGCTGCAGTCCGTGGAGAAAGTTGGGCTGAAGGAGCGCGTGCCCATTTGGAAAAAGAAGGCAAGGAAGCCACTGAATATGTTGTTGAATTGGGTAAAGCAGCTGGAGTTGAAGTAGAACCAGTTACCGTTGAAGATCATCCATCTGAGGGGATTGTCAACTTTGCGAAGGAAAACAATATGGACCTCATCGTAATGGGAACACTGGGTGCAACAGGTCTAACCCAGCTCTTATTGGGAAGTGTAGCAGAAAATGTCGTCCGTCATGCGAAAACATCGGTGATGGTAGTCCGATAA
- a CDS encoding amphi-Trp domain-containing protein, whose protein sequence is MTEPDKEIEKKYSYNKQELIGFLDEFKTQIEAGKIEIGQEHVEIPDGNMDVEFGFKIEKGQKEIEIEIKWQK, encoded by the coding sequence ATGACAGAACCAGATAAGGAAATTGAAAAGAAGTATTCATACAATAAACAGGAACTTATTGGATTTTTGGATGAGTTTAAGACCCAGATTGAGGCTGGAAAAATAGAGATCGGACAAGAACATGTTGAGATACCTGATGGCAACATGGACGTAGAATTTGGTTTCAAAATTGAAAAAGGACAAAAAGAGATTGAAATAGAAATAAAATGGCAAAAATAA
- the polX gene encoding DNA polymerase/3'-5' exonuclease PolX: MINRDIAKLLYEIADIFEYKEVEWKPRAYRKAARKIGDMREDISGLYSKKGREGLENIPGVGSRIADHIVEYIEAGSVREFEKIRKETPRGASNIIKIRGLGPKKAKKLMDELDIQSIPDLKEAINNQEIRKLEGFGKKTEENLDKAISQYEKSHERMLLPKATDLAEEIISYMEENTTLKKIDYAGSLRRMKETIGDIDILVVASDPEEVMDAFVNFENVDEVESRGKTRSTIILQNGGHIDLRVVPESSYGAALQYFTGSKDHNIELRNLALSKGYKLSEYGLFKEDSKKKLEGKKEDRIYGKLGLSFIPPELRENRGELECAKNTLPSLVELEDIRGDLHVHTSYSDGTDSLNSMIAQADKLGYEYIGITDHSRSRKIAGGLGTDKVKEQWKEIDGLRDDFDIEILKGIEVDILPDGSLDCPDDILEEMDIVVGSIHSGYKSPKKKMTERIITALQNEFLHVLGHPTSRKIGIREAYEVDLDKIFETAAENGKLLEINSQPERLDLNDNLILQAKEYDLKFCISSDSHSSAQLDFMKYGVGQARRGWLTKDDVANTYSLKELKRLID, encoded by the coding sequence ATGATCAATCGGGATATAGCCAAACTGCTCTATGAGATTGCGGATATATTTGAATATAAAGAAGTAGAGTGGAAACCCCGTGCATACCGCAAAGCAGCCAGAAAAATAGGGGATATGAGGGAAGACATCTCAGGGCTTTACTCAAAAAAGGGCAGGGAAGGACTGGAAAACATTCCCGGTGTTGGCAGCCGTATTGCAGACCACATTGTTGAATATATTGAAGCCGGGTCTGTGCGGGAATTTGAAAAAATCAGAAAGGAAACTCCCAGAGGTGCCAGTAATATCATAAAGATCAGAGGGCTTGGTCCTAAAAAAGCAAAAAAACTCATGGATGAACTTGACATACAATCAATCCCCGATCTGAAAGAGGCAATTAACAATCAGGAAATTCGCAAACTTGAAGGTTTTGGAAAAAAGACTGAAGAAAATCTGGATAAAGCAATCTCCCAATACGAAAAAAGCCATGAACGCATGCTTTTGCCAAAAGCAACGGATTTGGCTGAAGAAATTATATCCTATATGGAAGAAAATACTACCCTGAAAAAAATAGATTACGCTGGATCTCTGCGGCGGATGAAGGAAACGATTGGGGATATTGATATACTGGTTGTTGCTTCGGATCCTGAAGAAGTCATGGATGCTTTTGTCAATTTTGAAAATGTGGACGAGGTTGAATCCCGGGGCAAGACGCGCAGTACAATAATATTGCAAAACGGCGGTCATATAGATCTGAGAGTGGTTCCTGAAAGCAGTTATGGAGCAGCATTACAGTATTTTACAGGCTCGAAGGATCATAACATCGAACTGAGAAATCTTGCCCTCTCGAAAGGCTATAAGCTTTCGGAATATGGATTGTTTAAAGAGGATTCCAAAAAAAAGCTTGAAGGAAAAAAGGAAGATAGAATCTACGGAAAATTGGGTCTAAGTTTCATTCCGCCGGAACTGCGGGAAAACAGGGGGGAGTTGGAATGTGCAAAAAATACACTTCCTTCACTGGTGGAGTTAGAAGATATCCGGGGTGACCTGCATGTCCATACTTCTTACAGTGACGGAACGGATAGCCTCAATTCTATGATCGCACAGGCCGATAAACTGGGATATGAGTATATTGGTATCACTGATCATTCCAGATCCCGCAAGATCGCCGGTGGTTTGGGGACCGATAAGGTAAAAGAGCAGTGGAAGGAAATAGATGGACTCCGCGATGATTTTGATATAGAAATCCTGAAAGGTATTGAAGTCGATATCCTTCCTGATGGAAGTTTGGATTGTCCGGATGATATTCTTGAGGAAATGGATATTGTCGTGGGATCTATTCATTCCGGTTATAAGTCTCCCAAAAAGAAAATGACGGAAAGGATAATTACTGCCCTGCAAAATGAATTCCTGCATGTGCTGGGGCATCCTACAAGTCGCAAGATTGGTATTCGGGAGGCCTACGAGGTTGACCTTGACAAAATATTCGAAACAGCTGCAGAAAACGGTAAACTTCTGGAAATAAACAGCCAGCCGGAAAGGCTTGACCTTAATGACAACCTGATTTTACAAGCCAAAGAATATGACCTTAAGTTTTGCATCAGCAGCGACAGTCATTCTTCTGCACAACTGGATTTCATGAAATACGGTGTTGGACAAGCACGTAGGGGCTGGCTTACAAAGGATGATGTTGCTAACACTTATTCACTGAAAGAACTGAAACGATTAATTGATTGA